The Amycolatopsis sp. NBC_01480 genome segment TCCGAAGCTATTCAGGACGGCGTCGCGGGGGATCGACCGATGAGCCGGTGGATTCCGGCCAGGCGGCGGGCAACCTTTCCGGAGCGGGCGCTTTTATCGGCCGGATGGCCGATCCCCGGTGGTTTCGGCGCCTGCTAACCGGATCGGAGCCGGGACACTGCGGTCAGCTCGGCTCTGCTCAGGCCACAGCTAGGCCCGATCGTGTGACTGACATTCGAACTCTTGTTCGAGTACCGTTGATCAGGTGGAAAGGTTCCACAGCCGGGGAGGGTCAGGAACGTGTACCGAGTCGAGGCAGGGTCAAGGTCAGGGCTGCGGTGGTCAGCCAGCTCAGCAGATCACCGAGGGGGATGCGGGCCAGCCGTTCGGGCCACTCGTCCGCCACGGTGTCCAGCACCAGTTCGCCCTCCGCGGCGCGGACGCCGGTCAGCCGCAACCCTTTCGGCAGCTCCGGCAGCGGGAGCACGATCGGCCGGATCCGTTTCGGCGCACGGAACTTCCACCGTCCGATGTGGAGGGTGGCCGGTGTCAGCACCACGGCTTCCGGCTCCACGGTGGGCTCCAGGGTCAGGTGTCCCCACCCGGGCCGCCGGGTCGAGCGCAACCGCAGCCCGTCGTGGTGCGGGGTGGCGACGATCCCGGGGCGCAGCGCGGCCACCCGCTCCCGGACCACCTCACCGTCGACGAAGATCTCCAGCCCCACCTCGGCCGGAATCACCGACGGCGTGGGCAGGCTGCGCACCCGCACGTCCTTCGCCAGCACGACCACCCGGCGCAAGGGGATCCGGCCGGCCGCGGCGGCGCCTGATGCACCCGGGTCCGGTCGCGAGCTTGCCGCGGGGTCGGACGGTGCATCGGCGCCACTACCGCCGGTGTCCGAGCCATCGGAGACCTTGGGCGCGTCAGTGGAGTGCGGGTCGCGTTCGGGCCAGGTGATGTTTTCGGCCACGATGCGGACGTCGCCGATGCGGCCGGTCGCCAGGCGCAGGGAGTCGGCGGGGTAGTCGAGTTCGGTGAGGGTGAGGGCCAGGTCGGCGCCGTCCACCTTGGTGGTCAGGCGCCGGCCGAGGAGTTGTTCGGTGACCGTGCGGGCGAGCGCGGCCGGCACGTCCGGCACGAGGGAGCGCCCGGCGGCGGCCAGGCCCGCCAGCTCCGCCCACGGCACCAAGTTCTCGAACGGCAAACCCTCGAAGGGCAAGCCGCCGAATCTTCGGCCTTCGGTCATCCGGCCATCGTATGGCGGACAGCGCGCGTTCGCTGTCGGCTGTGTTGTTCGCCGCGTCGGGGTTTACCGCGCGGTTTCACGCAAGATCAGCGAAAAGGGGAGCGGTTTCCCGCCGGAAATGCGGCTCCCCGGCCAGGGCGAGCCCACGGCCGGGGAGACATCAAGACCACCGTCACCGGCCGACGATGCGGGCGATGATGCCGGTGATCACCAGCCAGAACACCGCGGCCAGACCGTAGTTGAGGATCACGGCCAGGTCGGCGTTGCCCACCGGGAACAGGCCCGGCCAGAACAACGCGAGGGGATCCGCCAATGATCGGATGAAAACGAAGAAGCCGTTCGCCGCGTTGGCGCCGGCGAGCAGCATCACCATGTACAGCACCTCGATGAACGCGAAGAGCGCGCCGATTCCGGTGATCACTCGAGCAGCACTGGTGTGGGTTGTGGTGGAGCCTCGCCATCTGGACATGCCGGTGAAATTCCACTTCGAGACGGCGCTGAAACGCGTCACCCGGCAAGTTGCGCCGATTGGCGGGGTGTTTTGCTCTGCGTCCCCCGTGATGTCGCTCTGCGCAACCTCCCGGCGACTAGGCTGGGCCGGTGCCCGAAGCCACCCAGGAACCAGCTCAGCCCGCGGACCAGCCGACCGAAGCGGCTCCGGAGGAGGAACGGACCTTCCGGCGCGAGGACTGGTACGGCGAGGAGTTCATCGGCCGGCGGTTCGTGCGGTGCGAGTTCCACGAGATCGACCTCACGGAGTCCGTCACGCGCGGTGCGACGTTCACCGACTGTGTGTTCGGCAACGTGCGGTTCAACGCCTCGAAGCACTTCCAGTCGGCGTTCACCGGGTGCAGTTTCAAGCGCTGCAACCTGTTCGACGCCGAGTTCACCGGGTGCAAGCTGGTCGGCAGCCGGTTCGAGGAGTGCTCGATGCGGCCGTTGCGGGTGAGCGGGGGCGACTGGTCGTTCGTCGGGCTGGTGCGGGCCGATCTGCGCGGCGTGACGTTCGAGCGGGTGCGCATGCGGGAGGCCGACCTCGCCTGGGCGGACGGCACCGACGCCGTTTTCTCCGACGTCGACCTTTCGGGCGCGGACCTGGGCAACGTCAAGTTCGCCGGCGCCGAGCTGCGCGGCAGCGACCTCTCGACGCTCGATCCGACGCAGGCCGAGCTGACCGGGGCGATCGTCTCACCGGAACAGGCGACGGTGCTCGTGACTTCGCTCGGCCTGCACGTGCGCGGGTAGGCTTTCCGGCGAGGGCAAGGGAAAGGAGCACCGGATGGGCGTCGTCACGCCGGGGTTCACCGGCCGCGCGCACAGCGGTGACCCGCGCCTGCCGCCGGGGCAGTACCTCGCCCGGGACTTCCCGGTGCTGTCCGCCGGCCCGACCCCGCGGGTCCGCACGGACGACTGGGAGTTCACCGTCGTCACGGAAAGCGGCGAGAAACGGGCGTGGTCCTGGCGGGAGCTGCTCGCGCTGCCGAGTGAGAAGTTCACTGTGGACATCCACTGTGTCACGCAGTGGTCCAAACTCGACACCCGCTGGCGCGGCGTCCGGGTGGAGACGCTGATCGGCGACCTCACCACGTCCGCCGATTACGTGATGGCCCGCTCCTACGGCGGCTACACCACCAACCTGCCCCTGGCCGACCTGCTCGACGGCCAGGCCTGGGTCGCCTACGAGTACAACGGCAAACCGCTGACGCCCGAGCACGGCGGGCCCGCCCGGCTGCTGGTGCCGCACCTGTACTTCTGGAAGTCGGCGAAGTGGGTGCGCGGGCTGCAGCTCACCACCAAGGACGACCCGGGCTTCTGGGAGACCGCGGGCTATCACGACTACGGAGACCCATGGCGGGAACAGCGGTATCAGGGCGATTAGCGTGGCGCGTCGCCCGCCTCGCCGAGGCCCGGGTGGAGACGCCGACGGCGCGCACGCTCGTCTTCGACATCCCCGGCTGGCCGGGCCACCTCGCGGGCCAGCACGTGGACGTCCGGCTCACCGCCGCGGACGGGTACACCGCGCAGCGCAGCTATTCCCTCGCCGCGCCGGCGGACGGCGACCGGGTGGAGCTGACGGTCCAGCGGGTCCCCGACGGTGAGGTCTCCGAACACCTCACCGGCCGGTACGCGGTCGGCGACCCGGTGGAGATCCGCGGCCCGGTCGGCGGCTGGTTCGTGTGGCGCCCCGCCGACCCGGCGCCCGTGCTGCTGGTCGCGGGCGGCTCCGGCATCGTCCCGCTGATGGCGATGATCCGCGCCCGCCGCGCGGCGGGTAGCAAGGCGCTGTTCCGGCTGGTCTATTCCTTGCGCACACCGGCCGAGCGGTACTACGCCGAGGAACTCCGCCGCCCGGTCGCGGGACTGGACGTCACGTACGTCTACACGCGCGAGCTGCCCGAGGGACAACCCGGCATTCCGCGCCGGATCGGCGTCGCCACGCTCAACACGGCGGGCTGGCCGGCGGACTTCGGCGCGACCAGCTACGTCTGCGGCCCGACCGGTTTCGTCGAAACCGTGGCCGACATCCTGCTCGCCCTGGGCCACGACCCGCACACCATCCGCACCGAGCGCTTCGGCCCCAGCCGCGACTGAGGTTTCAGGCGAAGTCGTACACCGCGAAGTCGGTGATCCGGACGTACCCGATTCGCTGGTAGAGGGCGTTGCTGGTGCGGTTGGCCGGGTCCGTGTAGAGGACGACGTCTTTCGCGCCCGCGGCCAGCGCGGCCCGGCTCGCCTCGACGGTCACGGCGCCAGCGTAACCATGGCCCCGGAGCCGGGCCGGGGTGTAAACCGGGTCGATCCGGACCATGCCGGCGATCATCGACGTCCGGGCCGCCATGGAGACCGGGGTTCCGTCTGGGGCTTCCCAGAACGTGAAGTGCCGGTCGGCGAAGCGTGAGCTGGCCCAGGAATCGGCGTCCACGGCTGGGACTTCCCCGACGGCGGTGACGAACTCGCTGCACATACGGATGAGTTGCGCGCGGTCCGGCTCGCCGACCGCGCGTCCCCGGCCCGCTGGGCGCGGCTCCGGCGGGGTGAGCGTGCCGAGACGGTACAGGTGCAACGGCTGGGTGAGCGTCGGAGCCGCGTTCGTGCGCTGGTGCCAGGCCTCGGCGAACGCAGCGGCCGTGTCGTGCTCCGCAGTGACCCCAGCGAGAGAGCGGCCGAGCCCGGCCAGATAGGCGGCGAGGACCTCGGCCTGCCCAGCGGAGAGGGGAGTGACACTCAGCCGCGCGGACTGACGGAGGTAGAAGGTGGCGCAGACCTCGCCCCCTCGCTCCATCCAGCCGAAAACGATGGCCTCGCCTCCCGGGAGCTTTCGCAGTTTCTCGAGCACAGTCAGCGGCGTGTTGTGCAAAGCGGGCCGTGAGTGCAGGAAGCCTTCAGCGCGGACGAAGAAGTCGCCGAGGTTTTCGGTGAGATGGCAGGTTTCCGGGCGCATGCCTCATCATCGCCGATGAGCCAGGCGACCGGGGCCAGTTCAGGAAGGGTCGGGTTTGGTCAGCAGCTCGCGGAGGGTGGCGAGCAGTTCGCGGCGGTCCGCGGCGCCCAGTTTGCCGCGGATGCGCGCCATGTGGTGCTCGACGGTCTTGCCCGAGATGAAGAGCTTGCTGCCGGCCTGTTTGTAGGTCAGGCCGTCGACGACCAGGCGGGCGACTTCCAGCTCGCGTTCGCTCAACGCGCTCAGGCCGGCGCCCGCGGTGGGCTCCGGGACATGGGACTCGCGCCGGTTCGTGATGCCCTGGAACTGGCGGGCGGCTTCCAGCAGCTGCACCATCGCCTTGCGGTCGGACGTGCGGATCGCTGCCTGGCCCGCCAGGCGTGCCGCGTCCCAGCCCAGGCCGAGTTCATGCAGCTCGGCTGCGGCGGCGGAGATGGTGTCGGGCTCGAAAGTGCCGCTCAGGACGGCGAGCCAGCACGACGCCGCCCGCGCGAGAGCTGACGGGTACCGGCCGCAGTCGGCGAAACCCGCCAGCGCCGTCAGCTGCTTCTCGACGGTGGCGCGGTCCTCCAGGGTGATCGCCGCGTGCAGTTCGTGCCAGCAGAGCGAGACCGTCCACAGTGGAGGGTTGGCGAGGCGGTCGAGCATCTCGTGGGCGCGTTCGAGCTGACGGGCGAGCTTCGCGTGCGCGCCGGTGCGCGCGGCGGCGATCGCCAGCTCACCCAGCGGCAGCAGGGTGAACAGGTCGGTCTGCTGCCGCATCGACGCCTGGTACGCGCGGTCCCAGGACCGCTGCAGCCCGACGAGGTCGCTCGCCCGGCGCGCCAGCCCCAGCTCCAGCGTCGCGAAGAACAGCTCGTCCCTGGCCTCGAGCCGCCCGGACGCGGCGACGGCGTTCCGGTGCTCGTCGGCCGTGGTCAGGTTGCCGGCGGTCATCG includes the following:
- a CDS encoding pentapeptide repeat-containing protein → MPEATQEPAQPADQPTEAAPEEERTFRREDWYGEEFIGRRFVRCEFHEIDLTESVTRGATFTDCVFGNVRFNASKHFQSAFTGCSFKRCNLFDAEFTGCKLVGSRFEECSMRPLRVSGGDWSFVGLVRADLRGVTFERVRMREADLAWADGTDAVFSDVDLSGADLGNVKFAGAELRGSDLSTLDPTQAELTGAIVSPEQATVLVTSLGLHVRG
- a CDS encoding GNAT family N-acetyltransferase, with translation MRPETCHLTENLGDFFVRAEGFLHSRPALHNTPLTVLEKLRKLPGGEAIVFGWMERGGEVCATFYLRQSARLSVTPLSAGQAEVLAAYLAGLGRSLAGVTAEHDTAAAFAEAWHQRTNAAPTLTQPLHLYRLGTLTPPEPRPAGRGRAVGEPDRAQLIRMCSEFVTAVGEVPAVDADSWASSRFADRHFTFWEAPDGTPVSMAARTSMIAGMVRIDPVYTPARLRGHGYAGAVTVEASRAALAAGAKDVVLYTDPANRTSNALYQRIGYVRITDFAVYDFA
- a CDS encoding sulfite oxidase-like oxidoreductase, producing the protein MGVVTPGFTGRAHSGDPRLPPGQYLARDFPVLSAGPTPRVRTDDWEFTVVTESGEKRAWSWRELLALPSEKFTVDIHCVTQWSKLDTRWRGVRVETLIGDLTTSADYVMARSYGGYTTNLPLADLLDGQAWVAYEYNGKPLTPEHGGPARLLVPHLYFWKSAKWVRGLQLTTKDDPGFWETAGYHDYGDPWREQRYQGD
- a CDS encoding ferredoxin reductase, which encodes MAGTAVSGRLAWRVARLAEARVETPTARTLVFDIPGWPGHLAGQHVDVRLTAADGYTAQRSYSLAAPADGDRVELTVQRVPDGEVSEHLTGRYAVGDPVEIRGPVGGWFVWRPADPAPVLLVAGGSGIVPLMAMIRARRAAGSKALFRLVYSLRTPAERYYAEELRRPVAGLDVTYVYTRELPEGQPGIPRRIGVATLNTAGWPADFGATSYVCGPTGFVETVADILLALGHDPHTIRTERFGPSRD